The following proteins are co-located in the Schistocerca nitens isolate TAMUIC-IGC-003100 chromosome 2, iqSchNite1.1, whole genome shotgun sequence genome:
- the LOC126235007 gene encoding uncharacterized protein LOC126235007, whose protein sequence is MRKTRDLYKKIREIKGKFQAKIGMIKDRNRKDLSEAEDVKERWAEYVEDLYKKELHNDRAPTADVNVNLELEPDILESEIQWALENMADNKTSGHDEIPAEMFKVTGKDAVKVLHSICQKNMDHAAMARRLEKISIHPHSQEEKF, encoded by the coding sequence ATGaggaagacaagagatctttataagaaaattagagaaattaaaggaaaattccaggcaaaaattggaatgataaaagatagaaacaggaaagatctgagtgaagcagaggatgttaaggaaagatgggcagaatatgtagaagacctatacaagaaagaactgcataatgacagggctcctacagctgatgttaatgttaatttagaactagagccagatattttggagagtgaaatccagtgggcccttgaaaatatggctgataacaaaaccaGTGGACacgatgaaataccagcagaaatgtttaaagtcactggaaaagatgcagtgaaagtgctgcattcAATATGCcaaaaaaatatggatcacgcagcaatggccagaagactggaaaagatcagtattcatccccattcccaagaagagaagttctaa